A single region of the Candidatus Methylomirabilis lanthanidiphila genome encodes:
- a CDS encoding Nucleotidyltransferase domain protein, whose translation MLTKEEITKVLREIYPYMASEYGVKRIGLFGSYAKDTPTETSDLDLVVEFDRPRSLSEKNSHGLHYVCWTRGPCALYWPHENIQTVQPRPAVPLAPGSA comes from the coding sequence ATGTTGACGAAAGAAGAGATCACAAAGGTTCTGCGTGAAATCTATCCCTACATGGCTTCAGAGTACGGCGTGAAGCGAATCGGCTTGTTTGGCTCTTATGCGAAAGATACGCCTACCGAGACAAGCGACCTTGATCTCGTCGTCGAATTTGATCGGCCTAGGAGCCTGTCGGAGAAAAACTCGCACGGCCTCCATTATGTGTGCTGGACACGCGGGCCGTGCGCGCTATACTGGCCGCATGAAAACATTCAAACCGTACAACCCCGACCAGCTGTTCCTCTTGCCCCCGGCTCTGCGTGA
- a CDS encoding transcriptional regulator: MPIVSSFFGIVIRMYYDEHNPPHLHAEYQGRKALLDFRGNITKGDLQSRTALRLVRDWIELHVDELYENWELARAGKDIKQIAPLA; encoded by the coding sequence ATGCCTATCGTATCCTCTTTCTTTGGTATCGTCATCAGGATGTATTATGATGAACACAACCCTCCGCACCTTCATGCGGAGTACCAGGGGAGAAAAGCGCTCCTGGATTTCAGGGGCAACATCACAAAAGGCGACCTTCAGTCCAGAACAGCTTTACGCCTTGTGCGTGATTGGATTGAGCTGCACGTCGATGAACTGTACGAGAACTGGGAGCTTGCTCGTGCCGGAAAGGATATCAAACAAATAGCGCCTCTCGCGTAA
- a CDS encoding peptide chain release factor 2: MLHAQEFWADASRAREIMKEQRALKNVVDQLEAIGGELEELTVLLGLLREEEDPDALKELGSSLRSQERQIAALELTTFMAEEYDSGNAILSINPGAGGTESQDWAQMLLRMYLRWAEAGSYKTEIIDLLPAEEAGIKSATVTVAGAYAYGRLKAEIGVHRLVRISPFDANHRRHTSFASVFVYPEIDDTIEVAIDDKDLRIDTYRSSGAGGQHVNVTDSAVRITHLPTGIVVSCQNERSQHKNKGMAMKVLRARLYDHYRREQEKEMAKLEGDKKEIAWGSQIRSYVLAPYQLVKDHRTGLETSNVDKVLDGEIEPFIDAFLMKGRTSPGAAK; the protein is encoded by the coding sequence ATGCTCCATGCACAGGAATTCTGGGCCGACGCCTCTCGCGCCCGGGAGATCATGAAGGAGCAGCGCGCGCTCAAAAACGTTGTTGATCAACTGGAGGCCATCGGAGGGGAACTCGAAGAGCTGACGGTGTTACTCGGGTTGCTGCGAGAGGAAGAAGACCCAGACGCTCTGAAAGAGTTGGGGAGTTCGCTTCGGAGCCAGGAGCGTCAGATTGCCGCACTCGAACTGACGACTTTTATGGCGGAGGAATACGACTCTGGCAACGCGATCCTCTCCATCAATCCGGGCGCCGGCGGCACCGAGTCGCAGGATTGGGCACAGATGCTGCTGCGGATGTACCTGCGATGGGCGGAGGCTGGTAGCTATAAGACCGAGATCATCGATCTGCTCCCCGCCGAGGAGGCCGGGATCAAGAGCGCGACAGTGACGGTCGCAGGCGCTTATGCCTACGGGCGACTGAAGGCGGAGATCGGGGTCCATCGTCTTGTGCGTATCTCGCCGTTTGATGCCAACCACCGCCGCCACACCTCCTTTGCGTCGGTGTTCGTCTACCCGGAGATCGATGACACCATTGAGGTGGCGATCGACGACAAGGACCTGCGCATCGACACCTACCGCTCCAGCGGCGCCGGTGGGCAGCATGTCAACGTGACCGACTCGGCGGTACGGATCACGCACCTGCCGACGGGTATTGTCGTGTCCTGTCAAAATGAGCGGTCGCAGCACAAGAACAAGGGTATGGCCATGAAGGTCCTGCGCGCCAGGTTGTACGACCACTATCGCCGGGAACAGGAAAAGGAGATGGCCAAGCTCGAAGGCGACAAGAAGGAGATCGCCTGGGGCAGCCAGATCCGTTCCTACGTCCTTGCCCCGTACCAGCTCGTGAAGGATCATCGGACGGGATTGGAGACCTCCAATGTCGACAAGGTCCTGGATGGCGAGATCGAGCCGTTCATCGATGCGTTTTTAATGAAAGGTCGAACCTCGCCCGGCGCCGCGAAGTGA
- the lnt gene encoding Apolipoprotein N-acyltransferase: MIAVLLAALSGGLLILAFPTPDLGWPAFVALIPLLWAIRGQTPLRAFYLGTLTGLLFYLISVSWVTHSMTAYGGVPFVVSALALLVLAAYLSLYVGVFAMGTVWTAGLSWPLKLLAPSALWVGLEYLRTYALTGFPWILLGYTQYRNSMLLPIASVAGVYGLSFIIVLINVALVQVVGGAPTRLWSIGLTGAVVLILILSPGLLSPAPTALSTAPSASGGSEQELKVALVQGNIDQALKWDPSMQAATVEQYRRLSLEAAKDAPALIVWPETAVPFFLRYEPVLLGRVLDIAAETGSYLLVGSPDAEPPAAAGSETRYRNSAFLISPKRELLSRYDKMHMVPFGEYIPLKSLLFFVNKLAYGIGDFEGGRTYTVLNIPGGRFGATICYEAIFPDQVRRYVQDGAEFLVNITNDAWFGRSAAPAQHLAMAVLRAVENRRYLVRAANTGISAIVDPNGRIVRASDIFVPAVMTDRIRVERTQTFYTRYGDLFAWICVVFIVTVFMATRARSAVRIASVPAATSQRRMR; encoded by the coding sequence ATGATCGCGGTGTTGTTGGCGGCGCTTTCCGGAGGGCTCCTCATCCTTGCCTTTCCGACGCCGGACTTGGGTTGGCCGGCGTTCGTCGCCCTTATCCCATTGCTGTGGGCTATTCGCGGCCAGACTCCCCTTCGGGCGTTCTATCTGGGGACGCTCACCGGACTGCTCTTTTACCTGATCAGTGTCTCCTGGGTGACGCATTCGATGACGGCGTACGGCGGCGTACCGTTCGTAGTGAGCGCGCTCGCGCTTCTCGTCCTGGCGGCCTACCTGTCGCTGTACGTTGGCGTGTTCGCGATGGGTACCGTGTGGACAGCGGGTCTATCGTGGCCTCTCAAGCTGCTCGCCCCATCGGCCCTGTGGGTCGGTCTCGAGTACCTGCGGACCTATGCGCTGACAGGATTTCCCTGGATCCTCCTGGGATACACGCAATACCGGAACAGTATGCTGCTGCCGATCGCCTCTGTCGCTGGGGTATACGGCCTCTCGTTTATTATAGTCCTCATCAATGTTGCCCTTGTCCAGGTGGTCGGAGGCGCGCCGACCCGTCTGTGGTCGATCGGCTTGACCGGAGCGGTTGTCTTGATCCTGATCTTGTCGCCTGGACTCCTTTCGCCTGCTCCGACAGCGCTCAGTACAGCGCCTTCTGCGTCTGGTGGTTCGGAGCAGGAGCTGAAAGTCGCCCTCGTCCAGGGCAACATCGATCAGGCGCTGAAGTGGGATCCGTCGATGCAGGCTGCCACCGTCGAGCAGTATCGTCGTCTCAGTCTGGAGGCGGCGAAGGATGCTCCTGCCCTCATCGTATGGCCTGAAACTGCCGTTCCATTTTTTCTCCGATATGAGCCGGTATTGCTGGGCCGTGTCTTGGATATCGCCGCTGAGACCGGCAGTTATCTCCTGGTGGGCAGCCCGGATGCCGAGCCGCCCGCAGCCGCCGGTAGCGAGACACGGTATCGCAACAGCGCATTTCTGATCTCGCCCAAGCGGGAACTCCTCAGCAGGTACGATAAGATGCATATGGTGCCTTTTGGAGAGTACATCCCCCTTAAATCGCTCCTGTTTTTTGTCAACAAGCTGGCCTACGGAATCGGCGATTTCGAAGGGGGCCGGACCTACACCGTGTTGAATATTCCGGGTGGCCGTTTTGGAGCCACCATCTGCTATGAGGCGATTTTTCCGGATCAGGTTCGACGGTACGTACAAGACGGGGCAGAGTTCCTGGTGAATATCACAAATGATGCCTGGTTTGGCCGGTCGGCTGCCCCAGCGCAGCATTTGGCGATGGCGGTCCTTCGAGCGGTGGAGAACCGCCGTTATCTGGTTCGAGCGGCTAATACGGGCATTTCCGCTATCGTGGATCCGAACGGCCGGATCGTTCGCGCCTCAGATATCTTTGTGCCCGCTGTGATGACAGACCGGATTCGCGTAGAGCGAACGCAGACGTTTTATACCCGTTACGGTGATCTCTTCGCATGGATCTGTGTCGTTTTTATTGTGACAGTATTTATGGCAACGCGGGCCCGGAGCGCCGTGAGAATCGCTTCGGTTCCTGCTGCCACTTCTCAAAGGAGAATGCGATGA
- a CDS encoding phosphatidate cytidylyltransferase (CDP-diacylglycerol synthase), with translation MHLKRILSAAILLPAFLLLVQFGTALHFFLLVALAILVGLHEFYGMAEAGGWHPLTSLGMGCGVALSCVEFFGAPAPWLISIFAGVMILLLITLLVEGTEQKETALRGAITLFGLIYVAVLLSFPALLRAMELGRAYIFYLVFVTWAGDTGAFYVGSTMGKRLLCPSISPRKTVEGSVGGLVCSIVASGLAKLWFWEGLGAVEVVVMGLGLGAMGQVGDLCESMLKRSFGVKDTGALIPGHGGLLDRVDSLLFTAPVLYVAALAGWV, from the coding sequence ATGCATCTGAAAAGGATCCTCAGCGCCGCCATTCTCCTTCCAGCGTTTCTTCTGCTCGTTCAGTTCGGAACCGCTCTTCACTTTTTCTTGCTCGTTGCCCTCGCGATTCTGGTTGGACTGCATGAGTTCTACGGGATGGCCGAGGCCGGCGGCTGGCATCCGTTGACGTCTCTGGGGATGGGGTGCGGCGTTGCGCTGAGTTGTGTAGAGTTTTTCGGGGCGCCGGCGCCCTGGCTGATATCGATATTCGCGGGGGTGATGATCCTTCTGCTGATCACGCTCCTGGTGGAAGGGACAGAGCAGAAAGAGACGGCCTTGCGAGGGGCCATCACACTGTTCGGCCTGATCTATGTCGCAGTATTGCTGAGCTTTCCGGCGCTTCTGCGAGCCATGGAACTGGGGCGCGCCTATATCTTTTATCTGGTGTTCGTCACCTGGGCGGGAGACACCGGGGCGTTCTATGTGGGCTCGACGATGGGGAAGCGACTATTGTGTCCGTCTATCAGCCCGCGCAAGACCGTGGAAGGAAGCGTGGGTGGACTTGTGTGTTCGATTGTGGCGTCCGGTCTGGCCAAGTTGTGGTTCTGGGAGGGGCTCGGGGCTGTCGAAGTCGTGGTGATGGGATTGGGGCTGGGTGCGATGGGCCAGGTCGGGGATCTGTGTGAATCGATGCTGAAACGGAGTTTTGGAGTCAAGGATACCGGGGCGCTGATCCCTGGCCACGGTGGTTTGCTGGACCGAGTGGATAGTCTCCTTTTCACTGCGCCGGTTCTCTATGTGGCTGCCCTCGCGGGGTGGGTATGA
- a CDS encoding ribosome recycling factor, which translates to MLKEIQTKADKEMRKAIEATLKGFNGVRTGRASLTLLDGLMVEAYGSFVPVNQVATLAVPETRLIIVQPWDPSMLTAIERAVRKSDLGITPTNDGKIIRIAIPPLTEERRKELVKVVKKIAEEGRVAVRNARREANEALKREEREKEASEDEVKHGVDAIQELTNRLIYEIDGLLAKKEKEIMEF; encoded by the coding sequence GTGCTGAAGGAGATCCAGACGAAGGCCGACAAGGAGATGCGGAAGGCGATCGAGGCCACGTTGAAAGGTTTTAATGGCGTACGAACGGGGCGGGCCTCGCTCACATTGCTGGACGGTCTTATGGTCGAAGCCTACGGCTCATTCGTTCCGGTGAATCAGGTGGCGACGCTGGCGGTTCCGGAGACAAGGCTGATCATCGTACAGCCGTGGGATCCATCGATGTTGACGGCTATTGAGCGGGCGGTCAGGAAGTCTGACTTGGGGATCACGCCAACCAATGATGGGAAAATTATCAGAATCGCCATTCCACCGCTGACCGAGGAACGCCGCAAAGAGCTGGTGAAGGTGGTAAAAAAGATCGCCGAGGAGGGTCGGGTCGCGGTCCGCAACGCTCGTCGCGAAGCCAACGAAGCTCTGAAACGAGAAGAGCGGGAGAAGGAGGCCTCGGAGGATGAGGTCAAGCATGGTGTCGACGCCATCCAGGAACTGACCAATCGGTTGATCTATGAGATTGACGGATTGCTGGCCAAGAAGGAAAAGGAAATCATGGAGTTTTAG
- the pyrH_2 gene encoding uridylate kinase, producing the protein MGTLKYKRIMLKISGEALAGDERFGISPLVLSFLADEIRTVHDLGVQVAVVVGGGNIFRGVAASAEGMDRSSGDYIGMLATVINGLALQDVLERKGVATRVQTAIEMRQLAEPFIRRRAVRHLEKGRIVIFVGGTGNPYFSTDTAAALRAMEVGAEVVFKATRVDGVYTADPLLDPSAKKFDELSYIEVLNRRLKVMDSTAISLCMDNLFPIVVFNLRQPGILRQLVFGEKVGTLVRGGETC; encoded by the coding sequence ATGGGGACGCTGAAGTACAAGCGAATCATGTTGAAGATCAGCGGCGAGGCGCTAGCCGGCGATGAGCGATTCGGTATCAGCCCTCTGGTGTTAAGCTTCCTGGCCGATGAAATTCGAACCGTTCACGACCTTGGGGTACAGGTTGCGGTGGTGGTGGGCGGGGGTAATATTTTTCGAGGGGTTGCGGCCAGCGCTGAGGGGATGGACCGTTCATCCGGCGATTACATCGGGATGTTGGCCACGGTCATTAACGGTCTCGCGTTGCAGGATGTGTTGGAACGGAAGGGGGTCGCGACCCGGGTCCAGACCGCCATTGAGATGCGGCAGTTGGCGGAGCCGTTCATCCGTCGCCGAGCCGTCCGGCACCTGGAGAAGGGGCGAATCGTGATCTTTGTCGGTGGGACCGGTAATCCATATTTCAGCACCGATACCGCGGCGGCGCTGCGGGCGATGGAGGTGGGGGCCGAAGTCGTGTTCAAGGCCACAAGGGTGGACGGAGTCTATACGGCAGATCCCCTGCTCGACCCCAGCGCCAAGAAGTTTGATGAACTCTCGTATATCGAGGTGCTCAATCGACGGTTAAAGGTGATGGACTCGACGGCGATCTCGTTGTGTATGGACAATCTCTTTCCGATTGTCGTCTTCAACCTTCGCCAGCCGGGGATCCTCCGCCAACTGGTCTTTGGCGAAAAGGTCGGGACGCTCGTTCGCGGAGGTGAGACGTGCTGA
- the tsf gene encoding elongation factor Ts, with the protein MSATIPATLVRELREKTGVGFMECKTALAEAQGDLERATTLLREKGLASASKKMGRTASDGLVVSYIHGGGKIGVLLELNCETDFVARTDEFGTLAKDLAMQVAATNPQYVRREEVPTELLEKERAILLAQVKSSGKPEKVIEQIVQGRLTKFFSEVCLQEQPFIKTPDVKVEDRIKEVIAKVGENVVVRRFCRYQLGEKVE; encoded by the coding sequence ATGTCAGCGACAATTCCGGCGACGTTAGTGAGAGAGTTACGGGAAAAGACAGGGGTAGGGTTTATGGAGTGTAAGACCGCGCTGGCTGAGGCGCAAGGGGATCTTGAGCGAGCGACGACACTCCTCCGCGAAAAGGGGTTGGCTTCCGCCTCGAAGAAGATGGGGCGAACGGCCTCCGACGGCCTGGTGGTCTCATACATTCACGGTGGCGGGAAGATCGGCGTGCTGTTGGAGCTGAATTGTGAAACCGACTTTGTTGCCCGGACGGATGAGTTCGGGACGCTTGCAAAAGACCTGGCGATGCAGGTGGCAGCGACGAATCCGCAGTATGTTCGTCGGGAAGAGGTGCCGACCGAGCTCCTTGAAAAGGAGCGAGCGATCCTTCTGGCGCAGGTGAAATCGTCCGGCAAGCCTGAAAAGGTCATCGAGCAGATCGTTCAGGGGCGGCTGACAAAGTTCTTCAGCGAGGTCTGCCTTCAGGAGCAGCCTTTCATCAAGACGCCTGACGTCAAGGTCGAGGATCGGATTAAAGAGGTTATTGCCAAGGTCGGAGAGAACGTGGTCGTCCGACGCTTTTGTAGGTATCAGCTAGGCGAGAAGGTGGAGTGA
- a CDS encoding 30S ribosomal protein S2, with protein sequence MATVTIKELLEAGVHFGHQTKRWNPKMKKFLFGEQNGIYIIDLQKTLKKFHEAVGFVRDVAAEGLPVVFVGTKKQAVDVMEQEANRCEQFFVNHRWLGGTLTNFQTIRKSVSRLRHIEEMEAKGDWERLTKKEVAKLQRERDKLEYTLGGIKGMERLPGAIFVIDTKKERIAVCEARRLGIPVVAVVDTNCDPDEVDYPIPGNDDAIRAIRLMASRVADATQEGRAMRVKAAEDMAAEKVAAAQAASTPSAEVGESAPIEAALEAFQEI encoded by the coding sequence GTGGCAACGGTGACGATCAAGGAGTTACTGGAAGCGGGAGTGCATTTCGGACATCAGACCAAGCGTTGGAACCCGAAGATGAAAAAGTTTCTCTTCGGAGAGCAGAACGGGATCTATATCATCGATTTGCAAAAGACCTTGAAGAAATTTCACGAAGCGGTCGGATTTGTGAGAGATGTGGCGGCCGAAGGCCTGCCGGTTGTCTTTGTCGGAACAAAAAAACAGGCCGTTGACGTGATGGAGCAGGAGGCCAATCGCTGCGAGCAGTTCTTTGTGAACCATCGCTGGCTAGGTGGGACCCTCACCAACTTCCAGACAATCAGGAAGAGCGTAAGCCGGTTGCGCCACATTGAAGAAATGGAGGCGAAAGGCGACTGGGAGCGTCTGACGAAGAAGGAGGTCGCCAAGCTGCAGCGAGAGCGGGATAAACTTGAATATACGTTGGGCGGGATTAAGGGGATGGAGCGCCTGCCTGGCGCGATCTTTGTGATCGACACGAAGAAGGAGCGGATCGCCGTCTGTGAGGCCAGGCGCCTTGGAATTCCGGTCGTCGCCGTAGTGGATACCAACTGTGACCCCGACGAAGTTGATTACCCGATTCCTGGTAATGACGACGCCATTCGAGCCATCCGACTGATGGCGTCCAGGGTGGCGGACGCGACTCAGGAGGGTAGAGCGATGCGAGTGAAGGCGGCTGAGGACATGGCCGCCGAGAAGGTGGCAGCCGCTCAGGCCGCGTCAACCCCCTCAGCGGAAGTAGGGGAGTCGGCTCCGATTGAAGCGGCGCTGGAGGCCTTTCAAGAGATCTAA
- a CDS encoding arginine biosynthesis bifunctional protein, translating to MKQPTIRDIPGGITAAKGIRAAGVHSGIKKTALDLALIVSDRPATVAGVTTSNRSKAAPVLLCEQQLKGGRLSAIVANSGNANACTGFQGERDAVQMRDRLAGLLDRPAGEVFVASTGVIGQRLPIAKVLSGIPDGVGRLSVGGGEAAARAIMTTDTCPKEAAVGFELDGKPVVIGGIAKGSGMIAPHLATMLCFVGTDAKISAPLLRRILRRTVEESFNAITVDGCMSTNDTVLVFANGMSETPPLKAGTPRLDVFEKALLQVLSRLARMIVMDGEGATKLIRIEVMGAPTARDAKVAAKAIANSPLVKTAFFGEDCNWGRIVSAIGASGIRFDPDCVEISVGRIPVVRKGLGLGAAAERRAAMRMRRPEFEVTVNLHGGTGGAAILTTDLSEAYVRINAGYRS from the coding sequence GTGAAACAGCCAACGATTCGTGATATCCCTGGAGGGATTACGGCGGCCAAAGGTATCAGGGCTGCCGGGGTCCACAGCGGCATCAAGAAGACCGCACTCGACCTCGCGCTCATCGTGTCGGATCGACCCGCCACTGTTGCCGGGGTCACCACGAGCAATCGGTCCAAGGCTGCTCCGGTGCTGCTTTGCGAGCAACAACTGAAGGGCGGCAGGTTGTCTGCCATTGTGGCGAATAGCGGCAATGCCAACGCCTGCACCGGGTTTCAAGGCGAACGGGACGCGGTGCAGATGCGCGACCGGCTCGCCGGCCTTCTCGACCGTCCTGCAGGTGAAGTCTTTGTGGCCTCCACCGGGGTGATCGGTCAACGCCTTCCAATCGCCAAGGTTCTGTCGGGGATTCCCGACGGAGTCGGGCGCCTCTCGGTCGGCGGCGGCGAGGCGGCCGCGAGGGCGATCATGACCACCGATACCTGTCCAAAGGAAGCGGCGGTCGGCTTTGAGTTGGACGGAAAACCTGTCGTGATCGGTGGAATCGCTAAGGGATCAGGGATGATCGCGCCGCACCTGGCCACGATGCTGTGTTTTGTCGGCACTGACGCCAAGATCTCCGCCCCACTGTTGCGCCGGATTCTGCGGCGGACCGTCGAGGAGTCCTTTAACGCCATTACGGTGGACGGGTGTATGAGCACGAACGATACCGTCTTGGTATTTGCCAATGGGATGAGTGAAACGCCGCCCCTGAAGGCCGGTACGCCGAGGTTGGACGTATTTGAAAAGGCGCTCCTGCAGGTTCTCTCTCGCTTGGCCAGAATGATCGTCATGGATGGGGAGGGGGCGACCAAGCTTATTCGGATCGAGGTGATGGGAGCTCCAACGGCGCGAGATGCCAAGGTTGCGGCCAAGGCGATCGCCAACTCCCCGCTTGTCAAGACGGCCTTCTTCGGGGAGGATTGTAATTGGGGACGGATCGTGTCGGCTATTGGCGCTTCCGGGATCCGATTTGATCCCGATTGTGTGGAGATCAGTGTGGGTCGGATTCCTGTCGTCAGAAAGGGGCTCGGTCTGGGGGCAGCGGCAGAGCGACGGGCAGCAATGCGAATGCGTCGACCGGAGTTTGAGGTGACGGTCAATTTGCACGGAGGCACAGGAGGGGCGGCTATCCTGACCACCGATCTGAGCGAGGCGTATGTCAGGATCAATGCGGGCTACCGGAGCTGA
- the argC gene encoding N-acetyl-gamma-glutamyl-phosphate reductase: MVVAVKRQMGETERKIRVAVVGASGYTGVELLRLLINHPAVEITALTSESYAGALIGEVFPSLFGLLTLTCNKFDAREVARRADLIFLAVPHNTAMTAAAELLPLDRKIIDLSADFRFRDPAVYRQWYGVDHAAPELLKEAVYALPELYRQQLTAARLAAAPGCYPTAVLLGLLPLIKREIIDPDSLVIDAISGASGAGRKPDLPLHFAELHGNCKAYKVAGHRHTPEIEQELSRCIGREILVTFTPHLVGTVRGILATMTATLVTSKDAAQLRALYQEWYQNEPFVRILPEGRLPETKQVRGSNYCDIGLAVDARTRRVIIVSAIDNLVKGASGQAIQAMNIIMGLDERTGLQLPPLFP; this comes from the coding sequence ATGGTTGTTGCGGTGAAACGACAGATGGGCGAAACGGAACGCAAGATCCGGGTAGCGGTAGTCGGAGCCAGCGGGTATACCGGTGTGGAGCTTCTTCGTCTCCTCATCAACCATCCAGCCGTAGAGATTACGGCGCTAACCTCAGAGAGTTATGCAGGTGCGCTGATCGGAGAGGTATTTCCGAGTCTCTTCGGTCTGCTCACGCTGACATGCAACAAGTTCGATGCGCGCGAGGTCGCGAGGCGCGCCGATCTGATCTTTCTGGCCGTCCCCCACAACACTGCGATGACTGCAGCAGCCGAGTTGTTGCCCTTGGACCGAAAGATCATCGATCTGAGCGCTGACTTTCGTTTCCGCGATCCGGCTGTGTATCGCCAGTGGTATGGCGTGGACCACGCGGCGCCGGAGTTGCTGAAAGAAGCGGTCTATGCCCTTCCGGAGCTCTATCGCCAGCAGCTTACTGCTGCGCGACTGGCGGCGGCGCCAGGCTGCTACCCCACGGCTGTCCTGCTGGGTCTGCTCCCCCTGATCAAACGGGAGATCATTGATCCGGATTCCCTGGTGATTGATGCGATCTCCGGCGCCTCTGGCGCAGGGCGAAAGCCGGATCTTCCGCTGCATTTTGCCGAACTCCATGGTAATTGTAAGGCGTACAAGGTCGCAGGCCACCGACATACGCCGGAGATTGAGCAGGAGCTGAGCCGCTGCATCGGTCGAGAGATCCTGGTGACGTTTACGCCGCACCTGGTAGGAACGGTCCGAGGTATCCTGGCCACCATGACCGCCACGCTCGTGACCTCCAAGGACGCGGCGCAACTACGCGCGCTCTACCAGGAGTGGTATCAGAACGAGCCGTTTGTGAGGATCCTGCCCGAGGGCCGGTTGCCTGAGACCAAGCAGGTGCGCGGTTCTAACTACTGCGATATCGGCCTCGCCGTCGATGCCAGGACGCGAAGGGTCATCATTGTATCGGCCATCGACAATCTCGTCAAAGGCGCATCGGGACAGGCGATCCAGGCCATGAATATCATAATGGGTCTCGACGAACGGACGGGGTTGCAACTCCCCCCGCTTTTCCCCTAA
- a CDS encoding 30S ribosomal protein S9, with the protein MVNRRPLQEYFSRSTHQALAVQPLKAVGVEGKFDLRVNVAGGGLTGQAGAVRLGIARALLVVDAAVRPALRKAGFLTRDPRVKERRKYGQKGARARFQFSKR; encoded by the coding sequence ATGGTCAACCGGCGGCCTTTGCAGGAGTATTTCAGCCGTTCGACCCATCAAGCCTTGGCGGTTCAGCCTCTGAAAGCGGTGGGGGTGGAAGGAAAGTTCGACCTCCGTGTGAATGTAGCCGGCGGGGGATTGACCGGGCAGGCCGGCGCTGTTCGACTCGGTATCGCCCGCGCCCTCCTCGTTGTAGACGCCGCCGTACGACCGGCGCTTCGGAAGGCTGGGTTCCTGACACGGGATCCTCGCGTGAAAGAGCGAAGGAAATACGGTCAGAAGGGGGCCCGCGCACGGTTCCAATTCTCAAAGCGCTAA
- a CDS encoding 50S ribosomal protein L13: protein MSKTIHRAIDEIDRRWHLIDASGQVLGRLATEVAVLLRGKHKPIFSPHLDTGDFVVIVNAERVVLTGNKLKDKLYHRHSGYPGGLKTTTAEQMFRSHPTRVLEAAVRGMLPRTKLGDALFRKLKVYAGPTHPHASQQPIPFVKTTAKEG, encoded by the coding sequence ATGAGCAAGACGATTCATCGCGCAATTGACGAAATCGACAGGCGGTGGCACCTGATCGACGCATCAGGACAGGTGCTTGGGAGGCTCGCCACAGAGGTCGCGGTGCTCCTGCGCGGGAAGCACAAGCCGATCTTCAGCCCGCACCTGGACACCGGAGACTTCGTGGTGATTGTGAATGCCGAGCGAGTGGTCCTAACGGGTAATAAGCTGAAGGATAAGCTCTACCATCGCCATTCCGGCTATCCTGGAGGGTTGAAGACCACGACCGCTGAACAGATGTTTAGAAGTCATCCGACGCGCGTGCTGGAGGCTGCCGTTCGTGGGATGTTGCCGAGAACGAAGTTGGGCGATGCGCTATTCCGCAAACTCAAGGTCTATGCCGGGCCCACTCATCCGCATGCATCACAGCAGCCGATACCGTTTGTAAAAACGACCGCTAAGGAGGGATAA
- a CDS encoding Sec-independent protein translocase protein TatA/E yields MFGLGMPELLIILLIALLIFGAAKLPQIGSSLGGAIREFKKSFESPGKEVPPAPPDELVCSQCRRPLQKEWSACPHCGTKREA; encoded by the coding sequence ATGTTCGGCTTGGGTATGCCGGAACTGCTGATAATTTTACTGATCGCCCTCCTGATATTTGGCGCTGCGAAATTACCCCAGATCGGCAGCTCCCTTGGCGGGGCGATTCGCGAATTCAAAAAGTCGTTTGAATCGCCCGGAAAGGAAGTGCCGCCGGCGCCCCCCGACGAGCTCGTCTGCAGCCAGTGTCGCCGCCCCTTGCAGAAGGAGTGGTCGGCTTGCCCCCATTGCGGGACAAAGCGCGAGGCGTAA